One genomic window of Paraburkholderia acidiphila includes the following:
- a CDS encoding solute carrier family 23 protein — translation MSDSYFPRWRAQTGDTRGVVAPDERLAWPQMFAMGVQHVVAMFGSTVLAPLLMGFDPNLCIFMSGVGTLLFFVVVGGRVPSYLGSSFAFIGLVIAVTGYGGQGANANIPVALGGIIACGVVYTLIGLLVSAVGTKWIETLMPPVVTGAIVCVIGLNLAPIAVKGVSGSTFDSWMAIVTVLCVGGVAVFTRGMLQRLLILVGLLIAYVIYAVITNGMGLGKPIDFSIVANAAWFGMPKFTAPVFDPHAMALLVPIAVILVAENLGHIKAVSAMTGYNLDRYVGRAFIGDGLATIVSGFAGGTGVTTYAENIGVMAVTKIYSTLVFVIAAVIALVLGFSPKFGAVIQTIPGPVLGGVSIVVFGLIAVTGARIWVVNKVDFSDNRNLIVAAVTLVLGAGDFSLKLGGFGLGGIGTATFGAIILYALLRRKPAQEAAV, via the coding sequence ATGTCCGACTCCTATTTCCCCCGCTGGCGCGCGCAGACGGGTGACACCCGCGGCGTCGTCGCCCCCGACGAGCGCCTCGCCTGGCCGCAGATGTTCGCCATGGGCGTGCAGCACGTCGTCGCCATGTTCGGCTCGACCGTGCTCGCGCCGCTGCTCATGGGCTTCGACCCGAACCTGTGCATTTTCATGTCGGGTGTCGGCACGCTGCTGTTCTTCGTGGTGGTGGGTGGGCGCGTGCCGAGCTATCTCGGTTCGAGCTTCGCGTTCATCGGCCTCGTGATCGCCGTGACGGGCTATGGCGGGCAGGGCGCCAACGCCAACATTCCCGTGGCGCTCGGCGGCATCATCGCGTGCGGCGTGGTGTATACGCTGATCGGCCTGCTCGTTTCGGCCGTCGGCACCAAGTGGATCGAAACGCTCATGCCGCCGGTCGTGACCGGCGCGATTGTCTGCGTGATCGGGCTGAATCTCGCGCCCATCGCCGTGAAGGGCGTGAGCGGTTCGACCTTCGACTCGTGGATGGCGATCGTCACCGTGCTGTGCGTGGGCGGCGTGGCCGTGTTCACGCGCGGCATGCTGCAGCGCCTGCTGATTCTCGTCGGCCTGCTGATCGCCTATGTGATCTACGCAGTCATCACGAACGGCATGGGCCTCGGCAAGCCGATCGACTTCTCGATCGTCGCGAACGCCGCCTGGTTCGGCATGCCGAAGTTCACCGCGCCAGTGTTCGATCCGCACGCCATGGCGCTGCTCGTGCCGATCGCCGTGATTCTGGTGGCGGAAAATCTCGGCCACATCAAGGCCGTTTCCGCGATGACGGGCTACAACCTCGACCGCTATGTGGGCCGCGCGTTCATCGGCGATGGCCTCGCCACGATCGTTTCGGGCTTCGCGGGCGGCACCGGCGTGACGACCTACGCGGAAAACATCGGCGTGATGGCCGTGACGAAAATCTACTCGACGCTCGTGTTCGTGATCGCCGCGGTCATCGCGCTCGTGCTCGGCTTCTCGCCGAAGTTCGGCGCCGTCATTCAGACCATTCCGGGCCCGGTGCTCGGCGGCGTCTCGATCGTCGTGTTCGGTCTGATTGCCGTGACGGGCGCGCGCATCTGGGTCGTCAACAAGGTGGACTTCTCGGACAACCGCAATCTCATCGTCGCCGCCGTCACGCTCGTGCTCGGCGCGGGCGACTTCTCGCTCAAGCTCGGCGGCTTCGGGCTGGGCGGCATCGGCACCGCCACGTTCGGCGCGATCATCCTCTACGCTTTGCTGCGCCGCAAGCCGGCGCAGGAAGCGGCGGTCTAA
- a CDS encoding Na+/H+ antiporter yields MDILFTVLILLLAVAVSGVIARTVPLRLPLPLVQIGIGALLTFPLVNPHVTFDPDIFMALFIPPLLFADGWRMPKREFFMQRRAILMLALGLVLLTVVAVGYFVHWLVPQISLPVAFALAAVLSPTDAVALSGIAGKDRIPSQLMHILEGEALMNDASGLVALKFAVAAALTGYFSLRAAALSFVLIAAGGLALGALIGWLFSFVSERFLNVTEEGDPAPGVVLTLLIPFAAYLFAEHLEVSGVLAAVSAGMTMNYTSVAHKGPVSTRVRATSTWSMIEFVFNGMVFTLLGLQFPGILGKALLDAHHTSNVQMLRLIGYIAAVLVALYAMRFGWVWLLRWVASRGAARHGVANAVPGLRTVAITTVAGVRGAVTLAGVLSLPVALANGSPLPGRDSAIFIATGVILASLLVAIVGLPLLLRGVRRGAQGPHAAEERQARIQAAQAGIRAVDAVHEKVSEDLDESQAAYAADTTARVMDTYRRRLASLDADRDRSAHARRSDALELEMRLAGMRAERAALLKLRNQMQINDETLAKLMREVDLSETAMTTRGRNRN; encoded by the coding sequence ATGGACATCCTCTTCACCGTTCTCATTTTGCTGCTCGCTGTCGCCGTGTCCGGCGTCATCGCGCGCACCGTGCCTCTCAGGCTGCCGTTGCCGCTCGTGCAGATCGGCATTGGCGCGCTGCTCACGTTTCCGCTCGTGAATCCGCACGTCACGTTCGATCCCGACATCTTCATGGCGCTGTTCATCCCGCCGCTGCTGTTCGCCGACGGCTGGCGCATGCCCAAACGCGAGTTCTTCATGCAGCGCCGCGCGATTCTCATGCTCGCGCTCGGCCTCGTGCTGCTGACGGTCGTCGCCGTGGGCTATTTCGTGCACTGGCTCGTGCCGCAGATCTCGCTGCCCGTCGCCTTCGCGCTCGCCGCCGTGCTCTCGCCCACCGACGCCGTGGCGCTCTCGGGCATCGCCGGCAAGGACCGGATTCCCTCGCAGCTCATGCACATCCTCGAAGGCGAAGCGCTGATGAACGACGCCTCGGGCCTCGTGGCGCTCAAGTTCGCCGTGGCGGCCGCGCTCACTGGCTATTTCTCGCTGCGCGCGGCGGCGCTCAGCTTCGTGCTGATCGCGGCGGGTGGCCTTGCGCTCGGGGCGTTGATCGGCTGGCTCTTCAGCTTCGTTTCGGAGCGCTTTCTCAACGTGACCGAAGAAGGCGACCCCGCGCCGGGCGTCGTGCTGACCTTGCTGATTCCGTTCGCGGCGTATCTGTTCGCCGAGCACCTCGAAGTGTCCGGCGTGCTCGCGGCCGTGTCCGCCGGCATGACGATGAACTACACGAGCGTCGCGCACAAAGGACCGGTGTCGACACGCGTGCGCGCAACGAGCACGTGGTCGATGATCGAGTTCGTGTTCAACGGCATGGTGTTCACCCTGCTCGGCCTGCAGTTCCCGGGCATTCTCGGCAAGGCGCTGCTCGACGCGCACCACACGAGCAACGTGCAGATGCTGCGCCTCATCGGCTATATCGCCGCCGTGCTCGTGGCGCTCTACGCCATGCGCTTCGGCTGGGTGTGGCTGCTGCGCTGGGTGGCGAGCCGCGGTGCCGCGCGTCACGGCGTGGCGAACGCCGTGCCGGGCCTGCGCACCGTGGCGATCACCACCGTGGCGGGCGTGCGCGGCGCGGTGACGCTCGCGGGCGTGCTCTCGCTGCCCGTGGCGCTCGCCAACGGCAGCCCGCTGCCGGGGCGCGACAGCGCCATTTTCATCGCGACGGGCGTGATCCTCGCGTCGCTGCTGGTGGCGATCGTTGGACTGCCGCTCCTGCTGCGCGGCGTGCGGCGCGGCGCGCAGGGACCGCACGCAGCCGAAGAACGCCAGGCGCGCATCCAGGCGGCGCAGGCGGGCATCCGCGCCGTGGACGCGGTGCACGAAAAAGTGAGCGAGGATCTCGACGAATCGCAGGCCGCCTATGCCGCCGATACGACCGCGCGCGTGATGGACACCTATCGCCGCCGACTCGCCTCGCTCGACGCCGACCGCGACCGCAGCGCGCACGCGCGCCGCTCGGACGCGCTGGAGCTGGAAATGCGCCTAGCGGGCATGCGCGCCGAACGCGCGGCGCTGCTCAAGCTGCGCAACCAGATGCAGATCAACGACGAAACGCTGGCGAAGCTGATGCGCGAAGTCGATCTCTCGGAAACGGCGATGACGACGCGCGGACGCAATCGCAATTGA
- a CDS encoding EAL domain-containing protein: protein MITEQQDKTAVAPHGFDLSVTSGLQRYSAHHGDLTLTSVFQPVFSLSHMRAVGYEGLLRAHDPLDRPVSPLDVFGDAARVGDALLVDRLAQGLHLENFALLGAEREWLFLNVHPGTLIEAYHSAALLANLRRLNIAPRRVVLEVLEDEGTDLEALAQAVATFRERGFLVALDDFGAGNVDIGRVWQLNPDIVKLDRIMLMHAQHRADMAATLPALVALLHDAGKLVLIEGVETEHEAQLALACNADFVQGFFFARPAPGLADAAQVQGVIAEATERFRQQTETRERGETNRLAPYLRAFERAAERLSDGEPMEEVCWNFLALDHAARCYLLDSNGRQAGRNVVLRVDRAERDARFLPLEDAQGASWLRRPYFRSALITPGRVHVTGPYLSINEALPCLTLSMAVQVGERLRVLCGDIDWFE from the coding sequence ATGATCACAGAGCAACAGGACAAAACCGCCGTGGCCCCTCACGGTTTCGATCTGAGCGTCACTTCGGGGCTACAGCGCTACAGCGCACACCACGGCGACCTCACGCTCACGAGCGTGTTCCAGCCGGTGTTCAGCCTCTCGCACATGCGTGCGGTGGGCTACGAAGGGCTGCTGCGAGCGCACGATCCACTCGACCGCCCGGTTTCGCCGCTCGACGTGTTCGGCGACGCCGCGCGCGTGGGCGACGCGCTGCTGGTGGACCGGCTCGCCCAGGGGCTGCATCTCGAGAACTTCGCGCTGCTGGGCGCGGAGCGCGAGTGGCTCTTTCTCAACGTGCATCCGGGCACGCTGATCGAGGCGTATCACTCGGCGGCGCTGCTTGCGAACCTGCGGCGGCTGAACATCGCGCCACGGCGGGTGGTGCTCGAAGTGCTCGAAGACGAAGGGACGGACCTCGAAGCCCTTGCGCAGGCCGTGGCGACGTTTCGCGAACGCGGCTTTCTGGTGGCGCTCGACGACTTCGGCGCGGGCAACGTCGACATTGGCCGCGTGTGGCAGTTGAACCCCGACATCGTCAAGCTCGACCGCATCATGTTGATGCACGCGCAGCACCGCGCCGACATGGCCGCGACGCTGCCCGCGCTCGTGGCGCTGCTGCACGACGCGGGCAAGCTGGTGCTGATCGAGGGCGTGGAGACGGAGCACGAGGCGCAGCTCGCGCTCGCGTGCAACGCGGACTTCGTGCAGGGCTTCTTCTTCGCGCGGCCGGCGCCCGGGCTCGCCGACGCCGCACAGGTCCAAGGCGTGATCGCCGAAGCGACGGAGCGTTTTCGTCAGCAGACCGAAACGCGCGAGCGCGGCGAGACCAATCGCCTCGCGCCCTATCTGCGTGCGTTCGAGCGCGCGGCGGAACGCCTTTCGGATGGCGAGCCGATGGAAGAGGTGTGCTGGAACTTCCTCGCGCTCGATCACGCGGCGCGCTGCTATCTGCTCGATTCGAACGGCAGGCAGGCGGGCCGCAACGTCGTGCTGCGCGTCGATCGCGCGGAGCGCGATGCGCGCTTTTTGCCGCTGGAGGACGCACAAGGGGCGAGCTGGCTGCGCAGGCCGTACTTCCGAAGCGCGCTCATCACGCCGGGGCGCGTGCACGTGACCGGACCGTATCTGTCGATCAACGAGGCGCTGCCGTGCCTGACGCTTTCGATGGCGGTGCAGGTGGGCGAGCGCCTGCGCGTGCTGTGCGGCGATATCGACTGGTTCGAGTAG
- a CDS encoding copper homeostasis protein CutC, translating to MPITHQRERVVLEVIATTVADAQAAARGGADRLELVTAMGEGGLTPSIGMIEAVVEAVTIPVNVIVRPHSRSFIYDSNDYSVMLLDVRAAKRAGANAVVIGMLTPSHEVDRDGLQRAIDAADGMPLTFHRAFDEARDLPEALDVLLGFEAVTNVLTSGGKPSVLDAQAQIETLVQRAAHTHCTVLAGAGLTVDRVADFVSATRVRAVHFGSGVRVDGKGLAPVDENKVRRVRTLLDA from the coding sequence ATGCCAATCACACACCAGCGTGAACGGGTAGTGCTGGAAGTCATCGCGACCACGGTCGCCGACGCGCAAGCCGCCGCGCGCGGCGGCGCGGATCGTCTCGAACTCGTCACGGCGATGGGCGAGGGCGGCCTCACGCCGAGCATCGGCATGATCGAAGCCGTGGTCGAGGCGGTGACGATTCCGGTGAACGTGATCGTGCGGCCGCACAGCCGCTCATTCATTTACGATTCGAACGATTATTCGGTGATGCTGCTCGACGTGCGTGCCGCGAAGCGGGCGGGCGCAAATGCGGTCGTGATCGGCATGCTCACGCCATCGCATGAAGTCGATCGCGACGGCTTGCAACGCGCGATCGATGCCGCCGATGGCATGCCGCTCACGTTTCACCGCGCATTCGACGAAGCGCGCGATCTGCCGGAAGCGCTCGATGTGCTGCTCGGTTTCGAAGCCGTGACGAACGTGCTCACCTCGGGCGGCAAACCATCGGTGCTGGACGCGCAGGCGCAAATCGAAACGCTCGTGCAGCGCGCGGCGCACACGCATTGCACGGTGCTCGCGGGAGCCGGATTGACGGTCGATCGCGTAGCGGACTTCGTAAGCGCGACGCGGGTGCGCGCGGTTCACTTTGGCTCCGGCGTACGCGTTGACGGCAAAGGACTCGCGCCTGTCGACGAAAACAAGGTGCGGCGCGTGCGGACTCTGCTCGACGCCTGA
- a CDS encoding indolepyruvate ferredoxin oxidoreductase family protein, producing MTARPAFGDTPPLADYKLTDNLTATRGRIFLTGTQALIRLPLMQRALDRAHDLNTAGFISGYRGSPLGMVDQQAWKAKKLLEAADVRFLPAINEELGGTAVLGTQRVEADPERTVEGVFAMWYGKGPGVDRAGDALKHGNAYGSSPHGGVLVVAGDDHGCVSSSMPHQSDFAMMAWHMPVVNPSNIADMLEFGLYGWALSRYSGAWVGYKAISETVESGSTVDLDAIKTDWQAPEGFTPPAGGLHNRWPDLPSLAIEQRLAAKLDAVRHFARMNSIDKWIAPSPHANVGIITCGKAHLDLMETLRRLDLTIGDLDRAGVRVYKVGLSFPLEMSRIDAFVAGLTDVLVIEEKGPVIEQQIKDYLYNRKEGARPTVIGKHAEDGTLLLSELGELRPSRILPVFAAWLAKHRPALDRRERVVDLVAPQILSNAADAVRRTPYFCSGCPHNTSTKVPEGSIAQAGIGCHFMASWMERDTTGLIQMGGEGVDWAAHSMFTKMPHVFQNLGDGTYFHSGILAIRQAVAAKTNITYKILYNDAVAMTGGQPVDGSISVPQIARQVEAEGVSRFVVVSDEPEKYDGHHGLFPKGTTFHHRSELDTVQRELRETPGVTVLIYDQTCAAEKRRRRKKGEFPDPDKRLFINEEVCEGCGDCGVQSNCLSVEPVETELGRKRRIDQSSCNKDYSCVNGFCPSFVTIEGGKLKKAAGAAFDPQALAARVQALPVPATHLDNAPYDILVTGVGGTGVVTVGALISMAAHLEGKSASVLDFMGFAQKGGSVLSFVRFAATDALLNQVRIDTQQADLLLACDMVVGASADALQTVRHDRTRIVVNTHEIPNASFVQNPEANLHADALLAKMRHAATNGAMTAQDPLAACDAQALAQRYLGDTIGANIVMLGFAWQLGLVPVSLAALTRAIELNNVAVKANLFAFSIGRMAAADPAALEALDTQRAAAAKATARKLTQTLDELIADREARLLAYGGASYVKRYRALVDAARSADKTAEQTLARAVATTFYRLLAVKDEYEVARLHTDPAFRAALEAQFEGAAGSDFTVKFNLAPPLIAREKNGQPPRKMQFGQWLWSALGLLKKGRGVRGTWLDPFGKTLERRMERALAGDYEATLRGAFASLTAKNAADVAKLANLHQRVRGYGHVKLANLAAVKRSERELAARLAVDVKTSAAVQEALASFKGAGALRGIPVVVAK from the coding sequence ATGACCGCGCGCCCCGCGTTTGGCGATACGCCGCCTCTCGCCGATTACAAGCTCACCGACAACCTCACCGCCACGCGCGGCCGCATCTTCCTGACCGGCACGCAGGCGTTGATCCGCCTGCCGCTCATGCAGCGCGCGCTGGACCGCGCGCATGACCTGAACACCGCCGGCTTCATCAGCGGCTATCGCGGCTCGCCGCTCGGCATGGTCGACCAGCAGGCGTGGAAGGCGAAGAAACTGCTCGAAGCCGCCGACGTGCGCTTCCTGCCCGCCATCAACGAGGAACTGGGCGGCACGGCCGTGCTCGGCACGCAGCGCGTGGAAGCGGACCCCGAGCGCACCGTCGAAGGCGTGTTCGCGATGTGGTACGGCAAGGGCCCGGGCGTCGACCGCGCCGGCGACGCGCTCAAGCACGGCAACGCCTACGGCTCGTCGCCGCACGGCGGCGTGCTGGTCGTGGCCGGCGACGACCACGGCTGCGTGTCGTCCTCGATGCCGCATCAGAGCGACTTCGCGATGATGGCGTGGCACATGCCGGTCGTGAATCCGTCGAACATTGCCGATATGCTCGAATTCGGCCTGTATGGCTGGGCGCTCTCGCGTTACTCGGGCGCGTGGGTGGGCTACAAGGCGATTTCGGAGACGGTGGAGTCGGGCTCGACCGTCGATCTCGATGCCATCAAGACCGACTGGCAGGCTCCGGAGGGCTTTACGCCACCGGCGGGCGGCCTGCACAACCGCTGGCCCGATCTGCCGAGTCTCGCCATCGAGCAGCGTCTGGCCGCCAAGCTCGACGCCGTGCGCCACTTCGCGCGCATGAACAGCATCGACAAGTGGATCGCGCCGAGCCCGCATGCGAACGTGGGCATCATCACTTGCGGCAAAGCGCATCTGGACCTGATGGAAACGCTGCGCCGTCTCGATCTCACCATCGGCGATCTGGATCGCGCCGGCGTGCGCGTCTACAAGGTCGGCCTGTCGTTCCCGCTAGAGATGTCGCGTATCGACGCGTTCGTCGCGGGCCTCACCGACGTGCTCGTGATCGAAGAAAAGGGCCCGGTGATCGAGCAACAGATCAAGGACTACCTCTACAACCGCAAGGAAGGCGCGCGCCCGACCGTCATCGGCAAGCACGCCGAAGACGGCACGCTGCTGCTCTCCGAGCTGGGTGAGCTGCGCCCGTCGCGCATCCTGCCCGTGTTCGCCGCGTGGCTCGCGAAGCACCGTCCCGCGCTCGACCGCCGCGAGCGCGTGGTGGATCTCGTCGCGCCGCAAATCCTCTCGAACGCCGCCGACGCCGTGCGCCGCACGCCGTACTTCTGCTCGGGCTGCCCGCACAACACGTCGACGAAGGTGCCCGAAGGCTCGATCGCGCAGGCCGGCATTGGCTGCCACTTCATGGCTTCGTGGATGGAGCGCGATACCACGGGCCTGATCCAGATGGGCGGCGAAGGCGTGGACTGGGCCGCGCATTCGATGTTCACGAAGATGCCGCACGTGTTCCAGAATCTCGGCGACGGCACCTACTTTCATTCAGGCATCCTCGCGATTCGCCAGGCGGTGGCGGCAAAGACCAACATCACCTACAAGATCCTCTACAACGACGCCGTGGCGATGACGGGCGGCCAGCCCGTGGACGGCAGCATCTCAGTGCCGCAGATCGCGCGCCAGGTGGAGGCCGAGGGCGTCTCGCGCTTCGTGGTGGTGAGCGACGAGCCCGAGAAGTACGACGGCCATCATGGCCTGTTCCCGAAGGGCACGACGTTCCATCACCGCAGCGAACTCGACACCGTGCAGCGCGAGCTGCGCGAAACGCCGGGCGTGACCGTGCTGATCTACGACCAGACGTGCGCCGCCGAAAAGCGCCGCCGCCGCAAAAAAGGCGAATTCCCCGACCCGGACAAGCGCCTCTTCATCAACGAGGAAGTGTGCGAAGGCTGCGGCGACTGCGGCGTGCAGTCGAACTGTCTTTCGGTCGAACCGGTGGAAACGGAACTGGGCCGCAAGCGCCGCATCGACCAGTCGTCGTGCAACAAGGACTATTCGTGCGTGAACGGCTTCTGCCCGAGCTTCGTGACCATCGAGGGCGGCAAGCTCAAGAAGGCCGCGGGCGCGGCGTTCGATCCGCAGGCGCTGGCCGCGCGCGTTCAGGCGCTGCCGGTTCCCGCTACGCACCTGGACAACGCGCCCTACGACATCCTCGTGACGGGCGTGGGCGGCACGGGTGTCGTGACCGTGGGCGCGCTCATCAGCATGGCCGCGCATCTGGAAGGCAAGAGCGCTTCGGTGCTCGACTTCATGGGCTTTGCGCAAAAGGGCGGCTCGGTGCTGTCGTTCGTGCGCTTCGCCGCGACCGACGCGCTGCTCAACCAGGTGCGCATCGACACGCAGCAGGCCGACCTGCTGCTCGCCTGCGACATGGTGGTGGGCGCGAGCGCCGACGCGCTGCAGACGGTGCGTCACGATCGCACGCGCATCGTCGTGAACACGCATGAGATTCCGAATGCGTCGTTCGTGCAGAACCCCGAAGCGAACCTGCACGCCGACGCGCTGCTCGCAAAAATGCGTCACGCGGCGACCAACGGCGCAATGACCGCGCAAGATCCGCTCGCGGCGTGCGATGCGCAGGCGCTCGCACAGCGCTATCTCGGCGATACGATCGGCGCGAACATCGTGATGCTCGGTTTTGCCTGGCAGCTGGGCCTCGTGCCGGTTTCGCTCGCGGCGCTCACGCGCGCCATCGAGCTGAACAACGTGGCCGTGAAGGCGAACCTGTTCGCGTTTTCGATTGGCCGCATGGCCGCCGCCGATCCGGCCGCGCTCGAAGCGCTCGATACCCAACGCGCGGCGGCTGCCAAAGCCACGGCACGCAAGCTCACGCAAACGCTCGACGAACTGATCGCCGACCGCGAAGCGCGTCTGCTCGCCTACGGTGGCGCGAGCTACGTGAAGCGTTATCGTGCACTGGTCGATGCCGCCCGCAGCGCGGACAAGACCGCCGAGCAAACGCTCGCGCGCGCCGTCGCGACCACGTTCTATCGGCTTCTCGCCGTGAAGGACGAATACGAAGTCGCGCGCCTGCACACCGACCCGGCGTTCCGCGCCGCGCTCGAAGCGCAGTTCGAAGGCGCGGCGGGCAGCGACTTCACCGTGAAGTTCAACCTCGCGCCGCCGCTCATCGCGCGTGAGAAGAACGGCCAGCCGCCGCGCAAGATGCAGTTCGGCCAGTGGCTGTGGAGCGCGCTCGGGCTGCTGAAGAAGGGCCGCGGCGTGCGCGGCACGTGGCTCGATCCGTTCGGCAAGACGCTGGAGCGCCGCATGGAACGCGCACTCGCCGGCGACTACGAGGCTACGCTGCGCGGTGCGTTCGCCAGCCTCACCGCCAAAAACGCCGCCGACGTTGCCAAGCTCGCCAACCTGCATCAACGCGTGCGCGGCTATGGGCACGTGAAGCTCGCTAACCTCGCGGCGGTGAAGCGCAGCGAGCGTGAACTGGCTGCCCGCCTTGCCGTCGACGTGAAGACCAGCGCTGCGGTGCAGGAAGCGCTCGCTTCGTTCAAGGGCGCGGGCGCGCTGCGCGGTATCCCGGTGGTGGTTGCGAAGTAA
- a CDS encoding ion channel — protein MVGSREVLVYGMPQAWGDFYHSALTMSWPTFFASLAALFLFMNGVFACLYQLGTAPIANQYPKGFLGAFFFSVETLATVGYGDMHPQTIYAHMVATLEIFVGMSGVALATGLVFARFSRPRAKIMFARQVVVHPIEGRMTLMARAANARQNVIAEAGAKLRLIRIETSSDGFRARRIHDLKLVRDQHPLFTLGWNLMHVIDEASPLYGATPEMLAEQHATLHVVIEGSDESTAQTMQARFSWSDRQIRWQYRYVDLMSDADGVSTMDYTHFHDVVPFDGARPLGPRLI, from the coding sequence ATGGTGGGCTCGCGCGAGGTGCTCGTCTACGGCATGCCGCAGGCTTGGGGCGACTTTTATCACTCGGCCCTCACCATGAGCTGGCCCACGTTCTTCGCCTCGCTCGCGGCGCTCTTCCTGTTCATGAACGGCGTGTTCGCGTGCCTCTACCAGCTCGGCACCGCACCCATCGCCAACCAGTACCCGAAGGGCTTTCTCGGCGCGTTCTTCTTTAGCGTGGAGACGCTTGCGACCGTCGGCTACGGCGACATGCATCCGCAAACGATCTATGCGCACATGGTCGCCACGCTCGAGATCTTCGTCGGCATGTCGGGCGTCGCATTGGCCACGGGCCTCGTGTTCGCGCGCTTCTCGCGCCCGCGCGCGAAGATCATGTTCGCGCGCCAGGTGGTGGTGCACCCTATCGAAGGCCGTATGACGCTGATGGCGCGCGCCGCCAACGCGCGCCAGAACGTGATTGCCGAAGCGGGCGCGAAGCTGCGGCTCATCCGTATCGAAACCTCGTCGGACGGCTTTCGCGCCCGGCGCATCCACGACCTCAAGCTCGTGCGCGACCAGCATCCGCTCTTCACGCTGGGCTGGAATCTCATGCACGTGATCGACGAGGCAAGCCCGCTCTACGGCGCCACGCCGGAGATGCTGGCCGAACAGCACGCCACGCTGCATGTCGTAATCGAGGGCTCGGACGAGTCCACCGCGCAGACCATGCAGGCGCGCTTTAGCTGGTCGGACCGGCAGATCCGCTGGCAGTACCGCTACGTCGACCTGATGAGCGACGCGGACGGCGTGAGCACGATGGACTACACCCACTTTCACGATGTCGTGCCGTTCGACGGGGCGAGACCCCTTGGGCCGCGTCTGATCTGA
- a CDS encoding carbohydrate kinase family protein, with product MSTCSTGPDFSSGFPAFISAGDILTDLVRTPAPEGTPHSSPPGAPGMDSHWRAHPGGAGWNVARAVARLGLPTASVGALGVDNFSDELWNASVAAGLDMRFMQRVERAPLLAIVHQTHPPAYYFIGDNSADLAFDPAKLPEGWRAHVKWAHFGCISLVRQPLGETLATLAAELRAAGVKISFDPNYRNLMAHGYEPILRRMAALADLIKVSDEDLRMLFAGKSEAEAIEAVRALNPAATLLVTRGAQAATLYAGNEVIEAAPPRVEVADTVGAGDASIGGLLFSLMSTPQRNWRQHLGFALAAGAAACRRPGAWSPTLDEVVALLAD from the coding sequence ATGAGCACCTGCAGCACCGGCCCGGACTTCTCGTCCGGCTTCCCGGCATTCATCTCGGCCGGCGACATCCTCACCGATCTCGTGCGCACCCCTGCGCCCGAAGGCACGCCGCACAGTTCGCCGCCGGGCGCACCCGGCATGGACTCGCACTGGCGCGCCCATCCAGGCGGCGCGGGCTGGAACGTCGCGCGCGCGGTCGCGCGGCTCGGGCTGCCCACGGCGAGCGTCGGCGCGCTCGGAGTGGACAACTTCTCGGACGAGCTCTGGAACGCGAGCGTGGCCGCCGGGCTCGACATGCGCTTCATGCAGCGCGTGGAGCGCGCGCCGCTGCTCGCGATCGTGCATCAGACGCATCCGCCCGCGTACTACTTCATCGGCGACAACAGCGCCGACCTCGCCTTCGATCCCGCAAAGCTGCCCGAAGGCTGGCGCGCGCACGTGAAGTGGGCGCACTTCGGCTGCATCAGCCTCGTGCGCCAGCCGCTCGGCGAAACGCTCGCCACGCTCGCCGCCGAACTGCGCGCGGCCGGCGTGAAGATCAGCTTCGATCCGAACTACCGCAACCTCATGGCGCACGGCTACGAGCCGATCCTGCGCCGCATGGCCGCGCTCGCCGATCTCATCAAGGTCTCCGACGAAGACCTGCGCATGCTGTTCGCTGGCAAGAGCGAAGCAGAAGCCATCGAAGCCGTGCGCGCGCTCAATCCGGCCGCCACGCTGCTCGTCACGCGCGGCGCGCAGGCGGCCACGCTCTACGCGGGCAACGAGGTGATCGAGGCGGCGCCGCCGCGCGTCGAGGTGGCCGATACGGTGGGTGCGGGCGACGCCTCGATCGGCGGCTTGCTGTTCAGCCTCATGAGCACGCCTCAGCGCAACTGGCGCCAGCATCTCGGCTTCGCGCTCGCCGCGGGCGCGGCCGCGTGCCGCCGGCCCGGCGCCTGGTCGCCGACGCTCGACGAAGTCGTCGCGCTGCTGGCCGACTGA